A window of Gottschalkia purinilytica genomic DNA:
TAAAGATGGGGATACGTTAGATTTAGGAAATAAAACATTAAGATTCATATCAGCTCCATTCTTACATTGGCCTGATAGTATGTATACTTTTTTAGAAGAAGATAAAATATTATTTACTTGTGACTCATTTGGTTGTCATTATTGCGACGAGAGAATATTTGATGATTTAGTTGGAGATTTTGATGATGCTTTTAGATATTACTTTAATGTTATATTAAAGCCTTATAGTAGCTATATGTTAAAAGCTATAGATAAAATAAAAGATTTAGATATAGACATTATATGTCCTGGTCATGGACCTGTATTAAGAGATAACTGGAGAAAATATGTTGAACTATCAAAGACTTTAGCAGAAGAAGCTATTAGTCTGAAACCACAAAGACCAATGGCACTTGTGGCATACGTGTCTGCCTATGGAAATACAGGTAAGATAGCAAAATATATAGCAGAAGGTATAAAAGAAGCAGGAGATGTAGATGTAGAAGTTGTAGATATCGAAAGTATAGACCTAAGTGATCTTGAAGAAAAAGTAGAAAAGAGTGAGGGAATACTAATAGGATCAACAACTATAAATCAAAATACTCTCTTACCTGTATATAAAATGTTTAGTGTTATAAATCCTGTTACAAATAGAGGTAAACCAGGAGGAGCATTTGGATCTTATGGATGGAGTGGAGAAGCTGTAGGCATCATTGAAAATGTATTAAAAAGTCTTAAACTTAAGGTAGATATGAATGGATTTAAAGAAGTATTTGTACCTAAGGAAGAGACTAAAGATAAATGCATAGATTTTGGAAAGAAATTTGGTGAAAAGATATTAGAAAATTCACTTAAAAAGAAATAAAATAATGAACTTTTGTTAAAAATTACTTCATACATTGTATGAAGTAATTTTTATATAAATATGATTTTAAATTTACTATTTTTTAGATAAATACTAGTGACGATAAAATTATATCTATTATTAATAAACAAATTTATAGCAATTATTAATGGGCATAAATATAGTATATGTAAAAATATCAAGGGGGAAAAAGATGGATGTTATAAAGGGACATAGAGTAAAAATACTACCTTTAAAACTAGAACACGTTTTCAAAATGAAAAATTGGGGAAAATATCAAAGTTTGCTTTTTGAAGATTACAACTTTCCAGACTTAAATGATAGAGAGGTTAAAAAGTG
This region includes:
- a CDS encoding FprA family A-type flavoprotein; its protein translation is MRNDKILDVKEGIKWIGILDPTLTVFDVVMETKYGTTYNSYFIDADKKTIIETAKETYRDDYIEKIKKVVDPEEIEYIILNHTEPDHASNLKYLLELAPNATIVSTVPGIRFLKDMLNSEFKHIVVKDGDTLDLGNKTLRFISAPFLHWPDSMYTFLEEDKILFTCDSFGCHYCDERIFDDLVGDFDDAFRYYFNVILKPYSSYMLKAIDKIKDLDIDIICPGHGPVLRDNWRKYVELSKTLAEEAISLKPQRPMALVAYVSAYGNTGKIAKYIAEGIKEAGDVDVEVVDIESIDLSDLEEKVEKSEGILIGSTTINQNTLLPVYKMFSVINPVTNRGKPGGAFGSYGWSGEAVGIIENVLKSLKLKVDMNGFKEVFVPKEETKDKCIDFGKKFGEKILENSLKKK